actatctacgagagctacaactaactatacccaactgggcccccataagcccagccgggacactcgtacgcaagttaaataaaaacccgaacgaatccccataagttcgccgagtacacagaatagctacaactaccaaggctaggaaccaagaatatgcgatgtcaggaaccgaagtactgtatcatttccaaaacccagaatctccaagagtcaatcgatctaggggtgacttaggggtcgaggccgggactgggacccagatgctcgcccgaatattcaaagtggccaaggccgggactgggtacctggatgcttgccataatacataagtgcgggactggatacccggatgctcgctgtaatacatcggtgcggtcgaggccgggactgtatacccggatgctcaccgtaatacatcggtataatcgaggccaggactggatacccggatgctcgtcatactagcaagtcggcggaggccgggactgagtacccggatgctccccgataattcagaacggaggccgggactgggtacccggatgctcatagataatttatcccatggtttcgaatatatcctttccaactaatcagCAACAGTACCGAAAATTTCCTCCACAATGtgtcaactgatatgccgccaaaacttgaaccggagccaaagccaaacgatcatgaattctagtattgccaacgcatctcaaaagttatgactatatcgagttatgggtgggagtgttattaagagcaagggtatcgcctagctaaggccaactactaggcactagcccgctacaccattctacagggatctaagtccaccggagcgacgccgggcatataaagcaagtttacatcctatactaaggccaacatactccacagtatcaacaacatgcttattcaactctccttataatactaacaaataacgataagatacacatgcttctaaatacctgaaaaacctgataacaagactaaatcatgatttctaacacctatactaaggccaacatactccacagtatcaacaacatgctcattcaactctccttataatactaacaaataacgacaagatacatctgcttctaaatacccgaaaaacccgataacaagcctaaaacatgatttctaacatctatactaaggccaacatactccacagtatcaacaacatgctcattcaactctccttataatactaacaaataacgacaagatataCATGTTTCTAAATATCTGAAAACCCAATaataagcctaaaacatgatttctaacacctaagatatacaatcaaactacccaacccaaattccaactatttcaacatgctggAATGTGtgccagctcaatctaaagaatggtaaaccgtagcctacctgtaggctaaacacgcgagcttcaaatcactgtgctggagcttttccctttcgaacgaccTCGTAATGCTGCCAAACTGTCAAAAATAAAACCACAACGttgatacggtcgtttagacactaatttcataatttttggaaatggaccaatttttgggtcgaaaacgggaattgtgggactcacatacgaaattccggatttgacccccaaaacaggttctaaacgtcaccccatgctcaaaaatcagatttataatacaattcggGGTGAGAAAttacgcaagacgatcaaacaaccaaaactcataaattcggactaaaggaccaaaaatggcagcatcgaaATCAGTAGATTCTGGaaatacgagactctttcaacccacacaaattgcactatgatgatccttgcgaaaaaccccacaatctagcctcaagaatcactcaaaacgaagttatattgaccaagatacactctttcaaaattcaataaaatttcattccgaaaatcactaaatctgcagctaaaaatcaatttattacctcgaacgacatgccaaaaacagattctgaaacttccacaatgttctccttaaatttccacgcaagatagcctctggaatcacccaaatcagatttatattggtcaagaaataacttgtcaaagttcttaaaaaatccattccgaaaatggatactgctgcaaataaaatcacgatttttacctgaatcgaatgctccaaatcagttttcaatctctccaatgcgttctccacgaaaaacctcacaattttgccttttgaatcacccaatttggagctctagaactcaagaaatgagggttcaaagttgaggagaaaaatctgaaaatttagtgcaaaatctgcactattgcaccagattttttctggttttccattatttaaagtctccgaatggaccctcggaattcgttcggaatccgataaaaataaaccagatatgctaccctactaaattcgatatttcggactcaatggcgcattcagaattctcatacgaggttattataataaaaagtgggtcccacatccaagagtcattttaagtcatatttcccagcgggcctcgatattagtccggaagtctcaaaaagcaaacgaagggtcgttttagactaaaatcaacattccgaaactaaccgcgctgtcagaatttttattcgagcgcattttccaagaatgttgaccaaagtcaactataggctaagtttcaaagtcaaaagcgccaaatagccccaaactcgtatcgattgactcgatagttattccaacagtgctactagcctaatttggtcattccggagctgatggaaccatcagaatttgaattcgagatttcgttagcccaaaactcaaaaagtcgcaactaaactaatttaggcctttaaaatagcaaaatggactcgggacctctaaaaattcaaccaacactttttCTAGACtaaaaaccatctcctgaatccaatGGAGTTGtcgaaattccattccgagcatcgaaactccaaaagttgaccaaagtcaaaccttggcttaaagttcctcaaattctcaactcaaggcctcaaatcttcgttacagctccaaaactgattccatAAAGTCTCCTAACTCAATTTCGACATttcagagctgctggaatcgacggaattccgtTCCGAGATctgtagctccgattgaccccaaataccactttttaacacttaaagcttatgaaactcaaaatttccaaggacttaacttttcataggattttctaaaaatcaacacccgataacaattagaaatgactcggggcatctaaagggaggggtaaaatggtcattttacaaaaattccaaaaatgaccttgagggtcattacaatactGGCTCTATGAATTTTGCAGGTATTGTAGTTTGttcttattttattgattttgataaTCCTTCATGCAAGTGTTTTGAATCAAGTGCTGACTTATGAATCATAGCCTCAGGGGCATCAAACCATATGACCTTTAACCAAACCTCCCAACCTACATTACTACTTTACCATATCCCatattattttctcttcctAATGGATACAAATTAAAGTAACAGAATTTGGTGATGTGTCAATTACATCTAAGATCATCTTACATAATGTGTTATATGTGCCCTCTTTTAGGTATAATCTTATTTCAGTCCATTCCCTATCTCTTTCCATGAAATGCATAGTCTTGTTCATTGATGCCCTTTGTCTAATACAGGCCCCTTTAGTGAAGAGGCCTCAGGTGATTGGTAATAGCAGGGATGGACTCTACTTTCTGTGTTCAAGGTGTTTGAAGAAATCTGATAACAATATCATGAATCCAATATGTTGTTGTCTTTCTGATAATAGTTCCTTTCTTGTTAACTCTTCATATAGTTAGTCTAGCAAGTCCTGTAATCCTTCAACTAGCAAGTCATGTCTTTTAGATTAATCTGATGGCTCTCTTCAATGTACCACTTCTGCTTCTTGTAATAAAAGTGCATTAATTGATAGTGATTCTTGTATGACTGCTAAAGGAAGTGTAGACTTATTGTGGCATAATAGACTTGGTCATGACCTTTTGTTAAAATGAGGAATATCTCCACAATCccagtttttttcttcttcaaaacaATCCTTCCTATGCACTATATGTCCCATGGCAAGGCAAAAAAGGTTGTCATTTAGCCAAAGCACCAGTCAAagcaaattcaaatttgaattacTTCATGTTGATTTGCGGGGACCATACTATGTACCCATATATGATAATTACAGATACTTTATTACATTAGTGGATGATTATAGTAGATCTACTTGGAACATCTTTTGAGCATCAAAAGTAATGCTTTGAATGTTTTGAAAGCCTTCACAAGTATGCtagaaaaccatttcaaaaccaCTGTCAAAAACATCAGGTCTGATAATGGCCCAAAATTTATCAACAATGAagcaaattaattttttcaaactAAGGCATTCTTCATCAAAAGAGTTATCCTTACACACcacaacaaaatagtgtggtgGAAAGAAAACACAAGTACTTTCTAGAGACAGCAAGGGATCTCTTGTTCCAGTCCAAATTTCCCTTGAGATGTTGGGGAGAATATATTTTGAAAGCCACTTATCTCAAAAACAAATTGCCCTCAAATCAGCTCAATAGCAAATGTCCATATGAACTGTTATACAACAGAAAACCAAACTACAACCAACTTAGATCCTTTGGATGCCTTTGTTATCCCATTGTACCAAAAGTCCTTAGAGATAAATTTGAACCAAGAACCACTCCTCACATATTTTTAGGATATCCCTTTGGCACAAAAAGGATACAAGGTAATGAGTCTTGCCACAAAAAGATTACACATTTCTAGAAATATAGTCTTTTATGAaagtgttttttctttttttttgtcttctGAAAAGTGTAATTTTCCTTCTATTCTTAAGTTAGTACCTTCTACTATTTTCACCAATTTCAATGATTACAATGAATTGAGACCATATAACAATCATGCAAACGATCACAGAAATAACATTGACCAAGATACTAGTCTATTACCTCCTTACAATTCTCCACCAGAACAATCTACCACTGAACATACTTCTCCACCAATATCTCTTTTGTCCCCTAAAAATTATCTTCCATCACCACCACAAACTTCTCTCATAGTAGTTCAAAGAAGATCTCACAGAGTAAACAAAGTTCCTCAACAACTAAAAGATTATATTGTTTCCATCCCTTCCTTAAGAACTCCCAACACCTCACAATCTGATTCCAACACCAACCTTTCTCTTAATGTTTTATTCTCCAAATATCACCATATTTCTCCTAATGTTATTGCATCCAATAGTCAGGCTCTTgttgaaaatattttcatgataGTGAACCATCATCATATGAGGAAGCATTCTTAAGTCCTGCTTGGCAGAACGCAATGACACAAGAGTTTGAGGCACTATATGCTAACAATACTTGGGATCTTGTGAGGTTACCTGTAGATAAACAAGCTATTGGATGCGGTGAGTGTACAAGGTCAAACACAAAGTAGGTGGCAGTATAGAAAGATTTAAGGCTAGATTGGTAGTGAAGGGTTACACCCAACAAGCTGGAATAGATTACACAGAAACACACTCACCTGTGGTTAAAATGACCACTGTGAGAACTTTGATAACATGTTCTGTAAAGAAGGGATAGGATATGTTTCAACTTGATGTCAATAATGCAATCCTTCATGGTGATCTTCATGAAGAAGTATACATGAAAATGCCTCAGGATCTTGATGTACAGGATCCAAGATTGGTCTGCAAGCTCAACAAGTCCCTTTATGGTCTTAAGTAGGCAAGCAAGCAATGGTATGCCAAATTAACTAAGGCTTTATCACTTAGAGGATACACACACTTACAACATTACTATTCTTTGTTCTATAAGAAATCAGGTTCCTTAACCGTATTTGTAGTAGTATATGTGGATGAGTGGATGATGTTATTTTAACAGGTACAGATTCCACTAAAATTACATAACTCAAGACTTAGACAATATTTTTAAGATTAAAGATCTTGAAAAGTTGCACTACTTCGTGGGCCTGGAGATACTTGACACAACAAGAGGGGTCCTTATTTCCCAAAGGAAGTTTGTACTAGACTTGTTAAAGGAATATGACTGCTTCAACTATGCTCCTCTGTCTTCTCCACTTGATCTAACAGTCAAGCTTAGAGCCAAAGAAGGCACTCCCCTATCTGATGCTAACTTACTATAGAAAGCTAATATGCAAGCTAAACTCTCTCACAAATACTAGATTAGACATACCTTTCAGTGTTCAACAATTAAGTCAGTTTATGCAAGATCCCAGAGTTTCTCATCTACAAGCAACTTTCTACCTCCTCAGATACTTAAAAAAAAGGATCCCACCATTGGGATTTATCTATCCAATGACCCTGACTGCACAATTACAGCATTTTGTGATTCTGACTGGGCTTCTTGTCCACATTCCACAAGGTCAATGAGTGGCTATTTGGTTTTACTTGGAAACAGTCTTATCAGctggaaatcaaagaaacaGGAGACTATATCTTTATCATCAGGTGAAGCAGAATATAGATCACTCAGAAAAGTGGTTGGAGAGTTAACTTGGCTTCATAGGTTGCTTACTGATTTGACTATTCCCAATCTAACTCCTATTGTTGTGTACTGTGATAGTCAATCTGCCATTCATATAGTACACAACTTTGTATTCCATGAAAGAACTAAACACATTGATGTTGATTTTCATTTTGTTCGCAATAAGCTTTAGGAGGGGCTCATCTCACTTCATCATGTATCCACTACTGAGCAGCTTGCTGATATTCTTACAAAAGCCTTAACTGGTGTCAGGCACAATGCTCTCTTAGACAAGTTGACTGTGAGATCTTCACCACCAACTTGAGGAGGGGTATTGAAGAACACACTTAATTATCTTGTAATAGTAATAGTTAGTTAGCAGTAGTTAGCCACATCAGCATTAGTTAGTTACAGATTCAGTTTGTTGTCAGAGTAGTTTGTTAGATTGTTAGTTATAGCTTAATTCAGTTACATACAACTGTCATGCTTTCCATCTTGTATATATACCTCACTGATGATCAAATAGCATTGTGAGTTCTCATTttaatcaaatcatcattctGATGAATTATCTTCTTCCTCAGTTCTTAGCCATGACTTTCTCAATTCAGTTCACTCGAGTACTCACCATTGATGTGGAGTTTTGATACTATATAACTACAAAGTTTGTACAACTGAGAGGTGTAAATATTTATAGTCTCATACAATAATGGAGATTTGTAtacaataaattttatatagtgTAGACATCTTTAGTTTGGATTGCCACCACTGTGAGTTTTCAGATAGGTGATCCTTTATCTAGCAGGCTTGATCAGCTGTTTGCACCAGCCCCAGCACTACCATAAAAGCAGAGCAGTTCTGGTGCGAATGATAATGCCTCATGTTTTACGAGAGAAATGTAAAGGAAGGACCAACGGAAGTTCAAGAAGCCTATGAGACTCATTAAATAGGAATCATTTATATAATCACAGGTAATCATTCtttatttaattgaaaatatacaataaaataaccAAATGAGACAATTTGCAGAATACTCGTGCACAGAAAGATGATAGAAGGCATGAACATAACTTTTGCACAACACACAATCATACAATGAGGTGATACAATTGAGTTTAAGCCTCACGATATATCAATGGAGATCACCAGCGCATTATCACCCTTATCAACCACAAATTTCTTGGTAATTTTCTTCGAAACAGTTACGACTTCCACTTCATAGGAGCCATGGAATCCACTAAAGCTGAATTGCCCTTGTTCATCAATATGACCATGCGGATGGGATGACCACTCATGCTTAAGAGCAAGGTACCTTTTTCCAGCTTCATTGAGCTCACCTTCTGCATTCACTAAATGTGCATTTGATCGACTCATGAACAGCTCCCAGAATCCCCACAAAATTATACCTTCTACAGCAGGGTGAGCATAAGCTTCCCGAAGCATAACTTCTAGATCATCAGCTCTAACGTATTCATTATCAGAAGACACGTCAACTTCAGTGAACCAGATTGGAAGTCCAAGAATACCAAGTTTGTCCAGAGCAGAACATACAATGGGACCAACTGGACTGTCAATATGTCCCTGAATACCTATACCTCCAACAGGTGCACCGTGCTCTTGGAGATCAAGAATGTGCTCAATGTATTTCTCAGGGTAAGATCGGGTGTCACAGCCATCCTCAACATGGTAGTCATTTACAAATAGGATGGGGGAAGGGTCCAATTGGTTTGCAGTTTTAAACATGTTTACCCTGATGTCTTTACCCAATCTATCTTGATAGAAAGAACCATGCAGCATCTCATTATTCACATCATAATGCGGGAACTTCCCCTTGTACCGTGTCAGCAGCCCTGTTAGACGGTTTTGAACAGCCGTCATCAAGTCATTTTTGTTTAAGGATTGTACCCATGCTTGAACAGTGCCCACCACCTCCCAAAAGATACAGTGACCCCTAACTTGGATGTTGTTTTTTGTGCAGAAGTCCAGGAGCTCATCAGCATCTTTGTAGTTTAAATTCCCTTGCTGTGCTTCTGTCCAGTACCATTTCAGCTCATTTCCGAACACAGCCCAATTGAAATTCTTGACAAAGAAGGCATTGAAGTCTTCATTGTCCATGTTTGTTCTAGTTATGGCTGATCCAAAGGGGAAGCTGTTTTGCAGTTGTCTAACTCTAACAAATGTGCCAAATAAACTGCCTGAATCTGATCCAGAGAACTTCAACATGACGTCCCGCTTGTGTAACTGTGaagaaaatcaacaagaaaGAGAGTCTTCATTATAAATGTTTAATAAACTGTGTTTAAGGTAACAACATGGTCTGCCACTCGGAAGAAATATATAGGAAATCCATTTCTAGTGGCTGAAAAGAGAGATGTTTGCACAGGgagcttcttttttcttctaatttccTTCAAAACTTTTCCAATGCTAAAAAGAACTTTTTTTCAGATTATGTACTCAAAATCACTACTGCAACAGTAAAACAGGGATGATATCACTGATGAAACACCTTGAAACAACTGATGATCATTACTTAAAAACACAATTAGTGAAATGCCATGAACACAAAATTAAGTACCTTTGCAGTTTGCCTCTTCAAGTGTCTAAACCGTGCAAGTCTGTCAACCGGGAAAATTTGAAGCCCAGCAACCATTAGGTCTACACCAGCAGCAGGACCCTGAACATAAACCATAACCTTAGTTGCTTGCTTCTCAATTCTAAAAGATCCTCCAATTTCATGCCATTTATCATCGTTGATCTCAGCTTGGCCACCATTCACCCATTGGCTGTCTACTCCAAGGGCAACATTTACGTTTTGAGGTCCTGATGTTTTTCCAATTTTAACCCATGCAGATACTTGATATGTCAAATAGAGTTTTACTTTATCCGTGATAATCTGAGCAGGACCCATCCAGTTTTGAGAACGATTAGCCACCAGAATATAGTGGCCACTTAAAGGCTCATGAGCACCAAGGGAATCTCTAGCCATAGGAGGCATTATATGTGGTGAGCCTGTTTGAACGCTCATGGTACAATTTCCAAGTGGAAACCAGCCATTTGTTCCATCATTCAGACTTGTATTGGTGATTATATTAATACCAAAACCAGCATCCTAAAAGGGATGAAAAATGAAACAGAATGCATCAAATGCCGTACGGAGAGGTAATGGTTGGAGAAGCATGAAAGCACTTAATGCTTAAACAGATCAAACAGTTGAATTGCCAACTAGCTAGCTTAAGTGGCATAACCTAACACTTCCATAGAAAATATTAGGATTCAAGTTCCTCTACCAATATCGTATCACCAAGCTCAATGTAAATTAAAAAAGGATGAAAACACACATTGCACATTTTCAACTAACCTCAATAACTGgtggagaaggaggaggagctTTAGCTGCA
This region of Solanum dulcamara chromosome 9, daSolDulc1.2, whole genome shotgun sequence genomic DNA includes:
- the LOC129903109 gene encoding endo-1,4-beta-xylanase 1-like, which gives rise to MKRLCAFSFARRLFKPRTTQHTHSQESKEKMEQSPIFDYQELKESMEKSPMINANNNFDSQESRESMEKSPLVTVNNNFDSQSAKENGKETGSYAATNIILNHEFSDGLHSWHPNCCDAFVVPAGSGYHKGLASEEGCCYAVVSNRKECWQGLEQDITSRVSAGSTYTVSACVGASGTFQGSVEVLTTLKLVYQNSETSYLFIAKKSASKECWGILEGSFSLSNMPDQVIFYIEGPPAGTDLLIKSVVISCPSSTACDSSGTSSVCTDDDNIIINPQFDDGLNSWSGRGCKVALHNSMADGKITPMSGKAFASATERTQSWNGIQQDVTGRVKRKLAYEVTAVVRIYGNNVTSADLRSTIYVKAADNRERYIGIASVQATDKDWVKLQGKFLINDSPSQVVVFLEGPPAGTDILLNSLVIKHAAKAPPPSPPVIEDAGFGINIITNTSLNDGTNGWFPLGNCTMSVQTGSPHIMPPMARDSLGAHEPLSGHYILVANRSQNWMGPAQIITDKVKLYLTYQVSAWVKIGKTSGPQNVNVALGVDSQWVNGGQAEINDDKWHEIGGSFRIEKQATKVMVYVQGPAAGVDLMVAGLQIFPVDRLARFRHLKRQTAKLHKRDVMLKFSGSDSGSLFGTFVRVRQLQNSFPFGSAITRTNMDNEDFNAFFVKNFNWAVFGNELKWYWTEAQQGNLNYKDADELLDFCTKNNIQVRGHCIFWEVVGTVQAWVQSLNKNDLMTAVQNRLTGLLTRYKGKFPHYDVNNEMLHGSFYQDRLGKDIRVNMFKTANQLDPSPILFVNDYHVEDGCDTRSYPEKYIEHILDLQEHGAPVGGIGIQGHIDSPVGPIVCSALDKLGILGLPIWFTEVDVSSDNEYVRADDLEVMLREAYAHPAVEGIILWGFWELFMSRSNAHLVNAEGELNEAGKRYLALKHEWSSHPHGHIDEQGQFSFSGFHGSYEVEVVTVSKKITKKFVVDKGDNALVISIDIS